TACAGGTACACCAGCTTTTTGAGTATTAACTTGCAAACAAGTGCCTCGACATAGCATGTAGAAAGTTAAACATTTTGGCAGGGTGAGGGATAAAcacaaatgagtttttttttccatttatttttattagttggaggctaattactttacagtattgtagtggtttttgtcatacattgacatgaatcagccatggatttacatgtattccccatcccgatcccccctcccacctctctctccacagattcctctgggtcttcccagtgcaccaggcctgagcacttgtctcatgcatccagcctgggctggtgatctgtttcaccctagataatgtacatgttttgatgctgttctcacAAATGAGTTTTATATTGAAAGGAATCACATAGTGGTGGTGAGTTCTTAGAAAGGTAGATTTCTCTCATTTCCTCTTGCTCTtgctttcactctctctctctctctctctctctctctatatatatatatatatatagacacacacacagacacacactcatggcacacatatgtatgtatatgtttatacacacaGATATGCATGTCTGTATAAATACAGTTAgtaatgtgctgtgctgtgcttagtcactcagtcacgtctgactctttgtgaccccatggactgcagcctgtcaggctcctctgtccttggaattctccaggtaagaatactggagtgggttgccatgcgctccttcagggaatcttctctaGTAATAAGGACCTACAAATAGCGACTAAGTGGCTATGGCATGAACATACAGGTTGAACATCGAAACCTCTCACTGACACTCCTGCCTTGGGTTTCAGGCTGTCTTGCAATTCACCTGATGAAAAATTTCATACTTAATATAAACGTGATTTATCCTGAAGATGGGACCCACTGGTGCAGTAGAAATTTAAGAGAcatatttgttccttttttgaGTTCTGATATCCACATAGGTGATTAAAGTAATTGTCTCTGTTATTTACACTTTTATTTGGGCAATATACCTttactgtatatttttaatacattatataatatatgcaaggaaagattgaaggcaggaggagaaggggatgacagaggatgagacggttggatgccatcactgacgcgatggacatgagtttgagtaggctccaggagttggtgatagacaggtgtgctgagtccatagggttgcaggttggacatgattgagcaactgaactgaactgacttttaaTGTAGCTTAAGGCACTTTGTGTGGCGATAGGATCCATTGTATATGGGTTTTGCTAAGAGCAGAGAACCTCATTTCTTTTATATGGTGAGTCTTTTCTTGAAAAACAGTAACAATCttgaaatcaactatattttggATTAAATTAAGAACATCTGCCTCACATTCCAATGTATACAATTCCAACTTTTCTTGACTTTCATGTAACATAGGTCCCTTTCTCTTATGTTGGTTCTGTATTTCTTGTCACAAGGAGtagattttaaacaaaaatcagaTACTTGATGGAATTGTCTTCTCTTATGAGGGCATCACTGTGTTTTATGAGTATGAGGAATGGAAGATGGGGGAGGGATATCATCACTAACAAAGACTGTACTGGAAAATACTTAGATATTTAAGACAGAAATATGCATCAGTATATTAGATGCCAGCCTACACCCAGTGGATCACAGTTGTGAGAACACATATGAAGTTTATGTTCTCAGACCCTCATAAAGGTTAgtctctgggagacagtgaaggacagggaagcctggtgtgctgcagtccatggggttgcaaagagtcggacacgactgagtaattgAACAACCACAAAGGTTAGTCTAGTCTATAATAAGACAAGCATGCAGCCAACAGTGTTATGAGGGCTGGTATTTTCTGGATCATTTGGGAGGTTATAGGGATTCTGTATGGAGTTTAGATTCTTAAACTGCACTGAGTATTTCCTACATAAGCAGGTGGTGTGTGTTAATGAAAATAGCAGAAGCAATCAATACCAGTGATGAAATTTTCCCTGAAGCTGTAGCTTTGAAACTGCAAAGTCTCTACAGCACAggataatttacttattttgtctccctccttctctctcttacgGTCTCTGTCTCTCCATATTATCTATACCTATATGGCTTTTTAAAGCAGGACAACAGTTTCATATAATTTGCTATCTATTATTGAGCACTTACAAAGCATTCGGTACTTTGCTAACTACTTTACATTATTTATCTTACTTATCTATTGTGTATGAGTTGTACTAAGATCCTGAGGTAGGTAATTTTGTGCCCCATATGAGATTGCATTGATTTTCAACTTTGTGAGATCTGAAGCAGAGAACCCAGGTGACCTGACCCATAGAAAGAatcaaacagaaaatttgaaTTGTTTTATGGTgctaagtaatatatatatatatatatatatatatatatatatatatttggatgctagttctagaaggtcttgtaggtcttcatagaaccattcaacttcaacttggattactgtgatactgaatggtttgccttgggaacaaacagagatcattctgtcgtttttgagattgcatccaagtgctgcattttggactcttctgttgactaggatggctacttcatttcttctaagggattcttgcccatagtagtagatataaggaTCATCTGAGTTATATTCATCCactccagcccattttagttcactgattcctaaaatgttgatgttcactcttgctatctcctgtttgaccacttcaaatttacattgattcatggacctaacattccaggttcctacgcaatagtgttctttacagcattgtactttacttccatcaccagtcacatttataactgggtgttgcttttgctttggctccatctcttcattctttctgggtttatttctccattgttctccagtagcatattgggcacctaccaacattttcattataggggactggaatgcaaaagtagaaagtcaagagatagctggagtaagaggcaaatttggccttggagtacaaaataaagcagggcaaagtctaacagaattttgaaagagaatgtaatggtcatggcaaacaccctcttccaacaacacaagagaagattctatacacggacatcaccagatggtcaatactgaaatcagattgattatattctttgcagccaaagattgagaagctctatacagtcagcaaaaataagactgggagctgactgtggctcagaccatgaactccttattgtcaaattcagacttaaattgaagaaagtagggaaaaccactaaaccattcaggtatgacctaaatcaaatcccttatgattatacagtggaaatgatcaaatcagggattagatctgatagacagagtgcctgaagaactatggatggatcttcatgacattatacaggaggcagtgatcaagaccatccccaagaaaaagaaatgcagaaggcaacatggttgcctgaggaggccttacaactgagaaaagaagagaagcaaaaggcaaagtagaaagtgaaagatatacccatttaaatgaaaagttccaaagaatagcaagtagagataagaaagtcttcctcagtgatcaatgcaaaggaatagaggaaaacaatagaatgggaaagactagagatctcttcaagaaaattagtgataacAAGGGAAactttcatgcaaatatgggcacaataaatggcagaaatggtatggacctaacataagcagaagatattaagaagaggtggtaagaacacacagaagaactatacaaaaaagatcttcatgacccagataaccacaatggtgtgatcactcacctagagtcagacaccctggaatgtgaagtcaggtgggccttaggaagcatcactatgaacaaagctagtggaggtgacggaattccagctgagctatttcaaatcctaaaagataatgctgtgaaagttctgccctcaatatgccagcaaatttggaaaactcagcagtggccacaggactggaaaaggtcagttttcattccaatctcaaagaaaggcaatgccaaagaatgctcaaactaccacacagttgcagtcatctcacatgctagcaaactgaaagtcgttcagttgtgtctgactctttgcaatcccatggacgatacagtccatggaattctccaagccagaatactgtagtgggtagtctttcccctctccaggagctcttcccaacccagggatcgaacccaggtctcccacattgcaggcagattctttaccagttgagccaaaggtaagcccaagaatactggagtgtgtagcctatcccttctccagcagatcttccccacctgggaatcgaaccggggtctcctgcactataggcagattctttaccaacgctagctaagtaatgctcaaaattcttcaagtcaggcttctacagtatgtgaaccgtgaactttcagatgttcaagttggatttagaaaacgcagaggaaccagagatcaaattgccaacatccattggatcatagaaaaagcaagaaagttccagaaaaacttctgctttattgaccatgccaaagcctttgacgtgcggatcacaacaaactgtggaaaatacttaaagagatgggaacaccaggccattttacctgcctcctgagaaatctgtgtgcaggtcaagaagcaacagttagaactggacatggaacaacagagtagatccaaatagggaaaggagtatgccaaagCTATgtgttgtcaccctgattatttaacttatatgcagaatacatcatgtgaaatgccaggctggatgaagcataagctgaaatcaagttttcagggagaaatatcaataacctcagatatgcagatgacaccacccttatggcagaaagtgaagaagaactaaagagcctcttgatgaaaatgaaagaggaaagtgaaaaagttggcttaaaactcaacattcagaatactaagatcatggcatctggttccatcacttcatggtaaatagatggggaaacagtggaaacagtgacacactgttttttggctccaaaatcactgcagatggtgattgcagccatgaaactaaaagatgcttgctccttggaagaaaagctatgaccaacctagacagcatattaaaaagcagagacattattttgccagcaaaggtctgtctagttaaggctatggtttttccagcagtcatgtatggatgtgagagttggactataaagaaagctgagtgctaaagaattgatgtttttcaactgtggagttggagaagactgttgagagtcccttggacttcaagaagatccaatcaggcaatcctaaaggaaattagtcctgaatattcattggaaggactgatactgaagctgaaactccagtattttgtccacctgatgcgaagagctgacccattggaaaagaccctgattctgggaaagattgaaggcaggaggaaaaggtgacaacagaggatgagatggttggatgccatcaccaacacaaggacatgagtttgagtatggtccgggagttggtgatggacaaggaagtctggcatgctgcagtccatgggtcacaaagattcagacacaactgagcaactgaactgaactagcaatATTTATGATACAACAGTGGAAATTTAAAATTgatttctcctatttttttttttacatatatttgtgtgtgtttctctgtgtgtgagagttgtgaggcgagcagaagtaacgcagcttagattaggagtaggccttcctacttggtaagattataaGGCCACCTGTATacaaccaattagctttcacttaacactgactgctgtttgccaattaggaccaatcagctttcacttaatactgactgctgtttgccaattaggaaattaggaaccggggcggaaacccccaggaaagtcccgcccgcgtgaaagttttgaccaatgaaattgctttgcaaacttgtaaccaatccacttaaaccaactaccaacggcgtgtgctcaccctataaatttgtgtaacagcttgggctcagggctctctgaccTGCACCACTGTGTTGGATGTGGCAGagggccctggctcgagtcagtaataaacttccccttTTTgccagttgcattgtcttggaggccttctctcttcccgctcggggattcggacatcgagCATAACAAGAGTAAGAGAGATAAGAGAGGAAGAAGATAGTGTCATTCTATCCTTTTTTTCAAAGGTGACTTGTTATAAACAAAGTTGAGTATGACCCTAGAACTATGTAGCATATATGATGCAGTTTTTGTATAAAGAATGGGTTCTCAGTTCTTGATTAAATGTTGGGGGCTCTTGATATtcccacagagagaaagagattgaaaGCCTGGAGAAATGACAAACGTGAGCCTGGTGACAACGTTCATCCTCACGGGCCTTCCGCACGCACCAGAGCTGGACACATTCCTCTTTGGAATCTTCCTGGTGATCTATGTCCTCACTGTGGTGGGGAACCTTCTCATCCTGCTGGTGATTATTGTGGATCCCCAcctgcacacccccatgtactacTTCCTGAGCAACCTGTCCTTCATTGACTTGTGGTTCTCCACGGTCACTGTGCCCAAAATGCTGATGACCCTGGTGTCCCCAGAAGGCAGTCCTATCTCCTTTCCCAGCTGTGTGGCCCAGCTCTACTCCTTCCACTTCCTGGGCAGCACCGAGTGCTTCCTCTACACCGTCATGTCCTATGACCGCTTCCTGGCCATCAGTTACCCCCTCAGGTACGCCAGCATGATGAGTGGGAGGACGTGTGCCATCCTGGCCACaaccacgtggctcagtggttcTCTGCACTCTGCTGTCCAGACCACACTGACGTTCCATTTGCCCTTCTGTGGACCCAACCAGATCCAGCATTACATCTGTGATGCCCCACCCATCCTCAAACTGGCCTGTGCAGACACGTCCACCGTGGAGATGGTGATCTTTGTCACCATTGGGGTGGTGGCCTCAGGCTGCTTTCTCCTGATAGTGCTGTCCTACGTATCCATTATCCATTCCATCCTGAAGATCCGAACCTCGGAGGGGCGATGGAGAGCCTTCCAGACCTGTGCCTCCCACTGCACTGTGGTCGTTTGCTTCTTTGGCCCTGGTGTTTTCATTTACCTGAGACCAGGCTCCAAGGAGGCTATGGACAGGATTGTGGCTGTTTTCTACACTGTGATGACGCCCCTTCTGAACCCTTTGGTCTACACCCTGAGGAACAAGGAAGTGAAGAAAGCTCTGTTGAAGTTTAAAGACAAAGTCATGTACTCACAAAGCAAATAAGCTATATTACAtagatacacatattttaaaaacttagtaATATAATTTAGTCATCAAGAAGAAATGTATTACATTTATAGTTCTCAGTATGAAATTTTGTCTAAACCAGCTACTCAGGAGTATTTGCTTGACTAATTTTTCTGAGGAATTTTAAAGCTATATTAGGTTTTTTAAACATGAGATTTCAGTTTattgggcttccttagtggctcagatggcaaagagcctgcctacaatgtaggagacctgggtttgatccctatgtcGGGAAGAACcgctggagaagaggatgactacccactccagtattcttgcctggaggattccagggacagagaagtctgtcaggctacagtctacggggtcaaaaagagtcagacacgacagaccAACTAACGCGTTAacacactttcacactttcagttTATTAATTTAGTGAAACCAAAGCATGTATCATATTACCTTAAACTGCATAGTTCCTTGCAATGTAATTTGGTTTGACCTTTCTATtgaatctcatttaaaaaatttgttggaGTGTAGTTAATTTCTAATAATATGTTAATTTAAGGCATACAGTAtagcgattcagttatacatatacctatattcattcttttttagattctttttctatgtaggttattacaggatactgagtGGAGTTCCTTGCGCTGTATCATAGGTCCTtgttcattatctattttatatatagttgtataCAAATGGACTGGTTtccagttgggaaaggagtacgtcaaggctatatattgtcaccctgcttatttaacttatatgcggattacatcatgcgaaatgccaggctggatgaagcacaaactggaatcaagattgccgggagaaatatcaataacctcagacatgcagatgacagcacccttatggcagaaagcaaatagaactgaagagcctcttgatggaagtgaaagaggagagtgaaaaagctggcttaaagctcaacattcaaaaaactaagatcatggcatctggtcccatcacttcatggtaaatagatggggaaacaatggaaacagtgacagactttgttttcctgggctccaaaatcactgcagatggtgactgcagccatgaaattaaaagacacttgctccttggaagaaaagctatgaccaacctagacagcatattaaaaagcagagacattactttgtcaacaaaagtccatctagtcaaagcgatggttctTTCAATAGtcttgtatagatgtgagagttagaccataaagaaagctgagtgctgaaggattgatgcttttgaacggtggtgttggagaagactcttgagagtcccttggactgcaaggagatcaagccagtccatcctaaaggaaatcagtcctgaatactcattggaaggactgatgctgaagctgaaagtccaatactttggctacctgatacaaagaactgactcattggaaaagaccctgatgctgggaacgattggtgggaggagaagggcccgacagagagtgagatggttagatagcaccacggacctgatgggcatgagttttagtaggctctgggtgttggtgaaggacagggaagcctggtatgctgcagtccatggggttgcaaagagtctgacatggttgagcgactgaactgaactgatatgaatgTTAGTCCTAGGCTACTAACTATTATCTCTCACTCCACCTTGTTTCCCGTTTGGTAACTATAAGCTTGTTTTAGgaatctgtgagtctatttctattttgtaaataaattcatttatatcattattttatatatcattattttatataaaataccaCTTCCTCTATCCATGCCtctgtggacatttaggttggttctatgtcttggctattctaaAATAGTGTTGCTAGGAACATTGTagtgcctgtatcttttcaaattatggtgtttctctggatatatgcacaggagtggaattactagatcatgtgatatttctacttttactattttaaggagttccatactgttctccatagagattgtgacaatttacattctcaccaatagtgtACAAGGTTTCTctattctccacaccctctccagcatttattgtttgtagattttttgaggatggctgttctgaccagagtgaggtggtacttcattgtagtttccATTTGCGATTCTCTAattattaatgatgttgagcatctttttatgtgcttttggCACTCTGGATGCCTTCctttggacttcccaagtggctaagtggtaaagaatctgcatgccaatgtaggagatgcaggagatgtgagttcagtccctgggtgtggaagatcccttggaggataAAGTGGTGaccgtctccagtattcttgcctggataatcccatgggcagaagagcctggcaggctacagttcatgaggctgcaaagagttggatgcaactgagtgactgaacctgcAGTCAGCATGCAGGCCTTCctttgagaaatgtgtatttagatcttttgcccattttttgattgggttgctgttgttttttgacATAGAGTTGATCGTATATTTTAGATATGAATCCTTTGACAATCGCTTCATtggcaagtattttctcccattccatgggttgtctttttgttttgtttatagttttctctgctgtgcaaatgcttttaagttaaattaggtcctatttgtttatttttgctttattttcattattctagtaGGTGAATAGGAAAGCTACTTCTGCGATTTATGcctgagtgttctgcctatattttcttctaagagttttgtagtgtcTAGCCTTATATTTGGGTCTCTGAataattttgactttatttttgtgttagagagtgttctaaactaattctttcacatgtagctttCCAGTATTCCCAGAAGCACTTATGAAGAGACTTCtttactgtatattcttgcctcct
The nucleotide sequence above comes from Cervus canadensis isolate Bull #8, Minnesota chromosome 29, ASM1932006v1, whole genome shotgun sequence. Encoded proteins:
- the LOC122431386 gene encoding olfactory receptor 10G9-like, whose protein sequence is MTNVSLVTTFILTGLPHAPELDTFLFGIFLVIYVLTVVGNLLILLVIIVDPHLHTPMYYFLSNLSFIDLWFSTVTVPKMLMTLVSPEGSPISFPSCVAQLYSFHFLGSTECFLYTVMSYDRFLAISYPLRYASMMSGRTCAILATTTWLSGSLHSAVQTTLTFHLPFCGPNQIQHYICDAPPILKLACADTSTVEMVIFVTIGVVASGCFLLIVLSYVSIIHSILKIRTSEGRWRAFQTCASHCTVVVCFFGPGVFIYLRPGSKEAMDRIVAVFYTVMTPLLNPLVYTLRNKEVKKALLKFKDKVMYSQSK